Within Sulfurimonas sp., the genomic segment TATTTTTTTAACTCTATGAATATTACTCTGTTTTAGATAATTAAGTCCTCTGAACAATTATTAACTTCAAAATCATATAACTACAAATTGAACTTTCTGAATAAATATAGATTGCTTCGCTGTGCTCGCAATGACCGGGAGAGAGAAATGGTTAATGACTGAGTTAGTTGCAATAACGAGAAACAGTCACTGCGAGGAACGAAGTGACGCGGCAGTCTGAGGGGGGGAAATTGCTTTGAGATTGCCGCGCTACGCTTGCAATGACAAGAAAGAGTCACTCGATGACGGAAAGAAAGAAGATTGGTTTCACCTCGCGCTAGCAATGAAGAATACCATAATTTATAAGCTCGTAGTACATAGAGATAAGTTGTAAGCTATTTTGCTTATTATTTATGTGTTTAGTATCTTTAAGTCTAACGGTTTTCATAAACTAAAGCTTATCTAAATGGGCATCTTTAAAATCTTATAACAAGTAAGAGATAAGCAGAAGTTTTACTTAACGCTAAATTTTGCTACGACGGGCAGGTGGTCGGAGTACCCTTTTCCTTTATGTTTTTTTACTCTTGCGTGAGAGATTTCCCATCTGTTGATATTATTCTTTTTAAACAGATACTCTTTATCAAAATTTGTAATGCTTCTGTTTATATAAGATATTTCTTTGGAGTTTAAAAGGGATTGTGATATCAAAATATTATCCATCGCCTCTTTTTCGCCTTTAAATATATATGTGTATCTTTTTTCCGGCTCCGTATCATACCAAAGGTTATAAAAGCTATCTTTTGCAAAATTTATATGTGAAGCTTTGTTTTGTTGATTTATGGTTCCTAATATATGATTGATCCCTGTTTTGCCGTCGGTATCATTTAGATTTCTTTTTCTTGCAAACTTCAGATGTTCTTCATAATCAGAGTTAAAATCTCCGAGTAAAATAATATTTTTATCAAACCCAATTTCATCTACTCTTTTCATTAAAGTTTTTGCGGAGATTATTCTTTTGCTCTCAGGTCCTGATTTTGACTTCCAAT encodes:
- a CDS encoding endonuclease/exonuclease/phosphatase family protein, producing the protein MKLLPLLLLLFTTLFGDKTLTIASYNVENLFDLDKSGTEYEEYIPNGTSDWNQRNYKIKLENIARVIKEIDADIIALQEVESLQALIDLRFTLKQNGLYYQYYSIADKKNTTVKVALLSKIPFVYSKELSVTQTDEQRNILETKFKIDDKDFYLFINHWKSKSGPESKRIISAKTLMKRVDEIGFDKNIILLGDFNSDYEEHLKFARKRNLNDTDGKTGINHILGTINQQNKASHINFAKDSFYNLWYDTEPEKRYTYIFKGEKEAMDNILISQSLLNSKEISYINRSITNFDKEYLFKKNNINRWEISHARVKKHKGKGYSDHLPVVAKFSVK